The Ascaphus truei isolate aAscTru1 chromosome 11, aAscTru1.hap1, whole genome shotgun sequence genome includes a window with the following:
- the DHRS7B gene encoding dehydrogenase/reductase SDR family member 7B isoform X1, with translation MDLTSWVIAPLLLGSFGVFGLYKLLQRLRSRAYIQDAVVVITGATSGLGKECAKVFHAAGARLVLCGRSEERLEDLVRELGRIRGRSTQTHKPHTVIFDLSDVDAVTSAGEQILRLVGRVDILINNAGISYRGTILDTAVSVDRIVMDTNYFGPVALTKALLPAMIKNRRGHIVAISSVQGKISIPFRSAYAASKHATQAFFDCLRAEIEPYEIDVTVVSPGYIQTNLSLNAVTEDGSKYGVMDKNTAEGRTAADVAHIILNAVGERRKEVMVAGVVPTLAVYLRTLAPKIFFTIMAARARKERKVKDS, from the exons ATGGACCTGACATCGTGGGTCATTGCCCCTCTCCTGCTGGGCAGTTTCGGGGTCTTTGGTCTGTACAAGCTCCTGCAGAGGCTGCGCAGCAGAGCTTACATCCAGGATGCTGTGGTGGTGATTACAGGAGCCACATCCGGGCTGGGCAAAG AATGTGCCAAGGTGTTCCACGCAGCTGGCGCCCGGCTGGTGTTGTGTGGGCGCAGCGAGGAGAGGCTGGAAGATCTGGTGAGGGAGCTCGGACGGATCCGGGGCAGATCCACGCAG ACACACAAGCCTCACACGGTGATCTTTGACCTGTCCGACGTCGATGCCGTCACCAGCGCGGGGGAGCAGATCCTACGTCTCGTGGGGAGGGTGGACATTCTCATCAACAACGCTGGGATAAGTTACCGCGGCACGATACTGGACACTGCGGTCAGCGTGGACAGGATCGTAATGGACACCAACTACTTCGGACCCGTGGCTTTAACTAAAG ctCTCCTTCCCGCCATGATCAAGAACAGACGCGGACACATTGTTGCCATCAGCAGCGTTCAAGGCAAAATAAGCATCCCTTTCAGATCAGCTT ATGCGGCCTCTAAACACGCCACACAGGCATTCTTCGACTGCCTCCGAGCAGAGATAGAGCCGTACGAGATTGACGTGACTGTAGTGAGCCCCGGATACATCCAGACAAACCTATCGCTGAACGCAGTCACCGAAGATGGATCCAAATACGGCG TGATGGATAAGAACACGGCAGAGGGCCGAACAGCGGCAGACGTCGCGCACATCATTCTGAACGCAGTGGGCGAGAGGAGGAAGGAGGTGATGGTGGCTGGGGTTGTTCCCACGCTGGCAGTGTACCTGAGAACTCTTGCCCCTAAAATCTTCTTCACCATCATGGCAGCGAGAGCCAGGAAGGAGAGGAAGGTGAAGGACTCGTAG
- the DHRS7B gene encoding dehydrogenase/reductase SDR family member 7B isoform X2: MISLATRRCPSRVKLMDLTSWVIAPLLLGSFGVFGLYKLLQRLRSRAYIQDAVVVITGATSGLGKECAKVFHAAGARLVLCGRSEERLEDLVRELGRIRGRSTQTHKPHTVIFDLSDVDAVTSAGEQILRLVGRVDILINNAGISYRGTILDTAVSVDRIVMDTNYFGPVALTKALLPAMIKNRRGHIVAISSVQGKISIPFRSAYAASKHATQAFFDCLRAEIEPYEIDVTVVSPGYIQTNLSLNAVTEDGSKYGVMDKNTAEGRTAADVAHIILNAVGERRKEVMVAGVVPTLAVYLRTLAPKIFFTIMAARARKERKVKDS; the protein is encoded by the exons AAGGTGTCCTTCCCGAGTGAAGCTGATGGACCTGACATCGTGGGTCATTGCCCCTCTCCTGCTGGGCAGTTTCGGGGTCTTTGGTCTGTACAAGCTCCTGCAGAGGCTGCGCAGCAGAGCTTACATCCAGGATGCTGTGGTGGTGATTACAGGAGCCACATCCGGGCTGGGCAAAG AATGTGCCAAGGTGTTCCACGCAGCTGGCGCCCGGCTGGTGTTGTGTGGGCGCAGCGAGGAGAGGCTGGAAGATCTGGTGAGGGAGCTCGGACGGATCCGGGGCAGATCCACGCAG ACACACAAGCCTCACACGGTGATCTTTGACCTGTCCGACGTCGATGCCGTCACCAGCGCGGGGGAGCAGATCCTACGTCTCGTGGGGAGGGTGGACATTCTCATCAACAACGCTGGGATAAGTTACCGCGGCACGATACTGGACACTGCGGTCAGCGTGGACAGGATCGTAATGGACACCAACTACTTCGGACCCGTGGCTTTAACTAAAG ctCTCCTTCCCGCCATGATCAAGAACAGACGCGGACACATTGTTGCCATCAGCAGCGTTCAAGGCAAAATAAGCATCCCTTTCAGATCAGCTT ATGCGGCCTCTAAACACGCCACACAGGCATTCTTCGACTGCCTCCGAGCAGAGATAGAGCCGTACGAGATTGACGTGACTGTAGTGAGCCCCGGATACATCCAGACAAACCTATCGCTGAACGCAGTCACCGAAGATGGATCCAAATACGGCG TGATGGATAAGAACACGGCAGAGGGCCGAACAGCGGCAGACGTCGCGCACATCATTCTGAACGCAGTGGGCGAGAGGAGGAAGGAGGTGATGGTGGCTGGGGTTGTTCCCACGCTGGCAGTGTACCTGAGAACTCTTGCCCCTAAAATCTTCTTCACCATCATGGCAGCGAGAGCCAGGAAGGAGAGGAAGGTGAAGGACTCGTAG